The Mycobacteriales bacterium genomic sequence CGAAGGTCACCTTGGTGTTCGCTCCCTGCCGGCTCTCCATGACGTTCTCGCCGGCGGCGATCAGGTGGTTCGGGTCGGTCGGGTCGAGAATGTCCGGGGAGAGGAAGCCCGGATTGGTGAGCGCCGGCTGGATCTCGGTGATGTGGTGGCCGTGGTCCGTCGTCACGTACAGCAGGGCGTTCACGTAGCTGCAGTAGAAGACGTTCGGGTCGGGGGTCGCCATGACGTTGATCCCGTCGCCGCCGCACACCTCGATCCCGTGCCCGTGGCTGTCGACGAGCGGAGCCCCGTTGTCCTGGAGCCCGGCGATCACCTCCTGGTCGGGCAGCAGCGCCACGTGCCACGGTTCGACGCTCGACATGTCGTTGATGGCGGTCCAGCTCTGGTTGTCGAAGCCGATCTGACCGGTGGGCAGCGTGTGGCTGTCCTGGCGGAAGAAGCCCCCGTCGTTTCCGGTGTAGATCCGCGACCCGGTCGGCGTGGCCACGACCACTGCCGAATGCTGGTCGGGGTGGGTGGTCGTGCCGCCGTAGATCGGCGTCTCGTTCGGGCAGGCCGCGCCGTTCGTCACGTTCTGGAAGTAGCTCTGGAAGCCGCAGATGTCGGCGTACTTCTCGATCGAGGTGAGCGCCATCAGCCCCGGCGTGGGACCGGCGTTCGCCGTGGACTGGTAGCCCTCCTCCAGCCCGAAATAGACCTGGTCCGGCACCTTCGGATCGGTGGCGATCCAGTTGTTGTAGTAGGCCTGCACGCCGGGTCCGTAGCCGAGTGGGGCGACACTGGAAATCGTCGACCCGACCGCCGCCAGCAGGCTGGGCGCGTTCGCTTTCACCGTCCACGCCGTGCCGTCGGTGTCGGAGCGGTAGACGCCGTTGACGACCGTGTTGTCCGCGTTGAGGCTACGGCCGGCGGCCGTCTGGATCTGGTTCAGCCCGGCCGGGGCCAGCCCGGCGGTGAGCCCGGCGTCCGAGACGAGGGCCCAGAGCACGTCGCCCTGCATCGGCGCCTGGCCGTAGGCGAGCGAGATCCGCCCGATCGGGTCGGAGCTAGCCGCCGGGTTGGTGAGCTGGCTGCTACCGGCCATCCGGCTGAAGCTGCCCGGGCCGCCGCCGGTGGTCGACCGGTACAGCCCGTTGCCGGGCGCGGCGATGGTGCCGTCGGCCAGCTTTACCTTGCCCTCCGGGAACCCGACCGCGGCGGTGATCTCATCGGGGGTGCCGGGCTTGGCTACGACGTCGCTCACCCAGTTGGCGAACTTGCCGATGGCCTCCGCCGTGCCGGCGGCGTTGGTCGGCAGGGGAACCCGGCTGAAGCTCGCGCCGTGATCGATCGAGCGGAACAGACCGTTGTTGGTCGCGGCGAACACCGCCTGTGGGGTGACGAGGATCCGGTTCGTGCCGTACCCGGTGGTGGTTTGGGCCGGCCGGGTGAAGGTCTTGCCCCCGTCGTGCGAGACGTAGATCCCGGTGCCGTTGGCGTCACCGGACAGGGTGAGGTAGGAGATGCCGGTCCCGACGTAGATGTCCCCGGGCCGGGCCGGGTCGAGGCCGATCGCGCCGACGGCGACGGTCGGGATCTTGCCGTCGGTCAGGTTGACCCAGTGCGCTCCCCCGTCGGCGCTCTTCCACAGCCCGCCCATGTTCCCGACGAAGACGGTGTCCGGGCTCCCGGCCGGCACGGCGATCGCCGTGCCCATCCCGGAGACCGTCTCGAAGCGCTCACCGGACTGGGAGTACCCCGGGGGCATGTCGATGCCGAACGGACCGCGGTCGCGCCACTGGAGGTTCGCGTCGGCCACCGGCAGGGCCGCGGCCTGCTCGTGGTAGCGCAGATAGTCCCCGACGTTGTCCAGCGACGCGAGCGTGTTCAGCGGCGCCGGCGGCAGGGCGGAATCCATCCCCTCCGGGTTCGTCCCCCCGGGGTAGACGTGCTGGATCCCCACCGGCCCCACCGGGCCGCCCTGGCCGGCCCCTGCCCCGGCCACGGCGGCGACCACGGCGGCGACCACGGCCAGCCCCAGAAGACCCAGCCGGCGGTTGCGACCCATCCCATTGCCCCTCTCGCGGATCCCGATCACGCTCGGTTGCAGTTCGCCACGAAACCGGCAATTCCTCCACGCCGTCCGCCCGCGCCGCCGCGCGTCGGTGCGGCCGGGCGCCGGGCTGGTGCGTCGGGGCGTCGATGCGGCCGGGGCCCGGGCCGGGGCTTCAGCCGGCGAGCCGGTTGAGCGACCACCAGAAGTTCTGCCCGGCCGCGATCGGGTCGCGCGGCCGCCGCAGGGCAACCGCGCGGACCCAGTCCAGCCGGGCCCGCAGCCGCATGGCGAGCAGCTGCCGGCTCGGCAGGACCGCGGCCCGGGTCCGGGGGGCCACCGCGGTGCGGGCCGGCGCGGCGTAGGTGACCAGCGGGGCCCGGCCGGTGCTCCGGGACGCCACCGGCGGTGCGGCCCGGACCAGCGGGGCCGATCCGGACGAAGCGACCTGGCGGAAGACCTCGTCGATGTAGAGCGTGCCGTCCGCGCTGCGCGCCGTCCCGATCCCGATCTGGTCGAAGTGCACCGACAGCAGGTTCGCCAGGTGCGGCGGGGAGGCCACCAGCGCGGCCTCGACGACGGCGGCGCTGAAGCCGTACCCGACGTTCTCCCCCAGCCAGGACCAGCAGCAGACCGCGCTCGCCAGCTGCGGGTTGTGATACAGCGTGGAGCTGGCCGCCATCGCGTCGGCCTGCCCGGCGGCGACCGCATCGAGGTCGGCGACCTCGGCGTAGCCGGGCAGGCCGTTCGCGGCCCGCAAGGCATCGGTCTGGGCGAGCAGATAGCTCGCGTCGGCGGTCCCGGCCCAGGCCGGGGTGACAGCCAGTGCCCCGCAGATGAGGGGCATGGCGGCGAGCATCGTCAGGAGGCGGCGCACGGAGAGGTCCTTCGCATCGTCTGGGGGCCTTCGGCCGGCGGGACCGCGACAGCCTTTCGCAGTAGGGCAGAGCCGGGCAAATCCGGCAGATCGTCGGCGTGTCGCGCCGGGCGGACGGCCGGGCCCTCACAGGGCCGGCGGCCGGTCCTCGTACGCGGTGCTCAGCACCACGGTCGTGCGCGTCGACACGTTCGCCGCGGCCCGGATCTGCTGGAGCACGGCCTCGAGCTCAGCCGGCCCGGGCACCCGGACCTTGAGGATGTAGCTCTCCTCCCCCGCCACGGAGTGGCAGGCTTCGATCGGGTCGAGGTGGGCCAGCCGGTCCGGCGCGTCGTCCGGGGCGGCCGGGTCGATCGGCTTGATCGAGACGAAGGCGGTGAGTGGCAGGCCGGCCGCGCTCGGATCGATCCGCGCGGCGTAACCGCGGAGGATGCCGCGCTCTTCGAGCCGGCGGACCCGCTGGTGCACGGCGGAGACCGACAGTCCGCTGGTCCGGGCGAGGTCGGTGTAGCTCATCCGGCCGTCCCGGAGCAGGGCCCGGACGATCTGTCGATCGGTGTCCTCCACGGCGCGACTGTAGCCGCGGCGCCGGACGGGTCAGGCCGCCGCCGGACGGGAACCGGTCGGGGGAACCAGCCGGCGACGGCCTGAGGGTCCGGGGGACCCGGCTAGCGGATCTCCCGAACGGATCCGTCCGGCTCCCGGACGTACGCCACGGCGGTACCGATCTGGACCGAACCGCCGCGAGCGTGACGAGCGTGGTGCCGGGCGGCCGAGGACGCCACGTGCTGGCGCCCTTCGGCGTTTGCAGAAACGGCGGGACTCGCCACGCTGCCCACCACCCCCGCGAGTGCGAGGATGAGCGCGGCGCGTCCCGCCGTCCTGCACAGGACCGTGCGCATGAGTACTCCTGTCCGTTCAGCGGGAAAGCCCGCATTCCGGACCGGTCGGTCTCGCCACTCACTCCCCGAGCTGCCTAGGCGACCGTGTTTCTCCGTGCTCCGCAGCGCTCTGCGGAGCCGGTGGGGGCCGCTCGGATCACCGTGTCCCGTCCATCCCCGACGGTTGTCGGGGACAGTCGGGGCATCGGCTGGCCCGGCGCCGGACTTGAGCTCAGTCCCGCTTCGCCAGGGACCGGGCGATGACCAGCCGCTGCACCTGGTTGGTGCCCTCCACGATCTGGAGCACCTTCGCCTCGCGCATGTAGCGCTCGACCGGGAAGTCAGCGGTGTAGCCGTAGCCGCCGAGCACCTGCACCGCGTCGGTGGTGACCCGCATCGCGGTGTCGGTGGCCACCAGCTTGGCCATCGCGGCCTGCGTGGAGAAGGGCAGCCCGGCGTCCCGGCGCCGGGCTGCGGACAGGTAGAGCGCCCGGGCCGCCTCGATCCCGGCGGCCATGTCGGCGAGGAGGAACCCGACGCCCTGGAAGTCGAGGATCGGCTGGCCGAACTGCCGCCGGTCGGCGGCGTAGCCCACCGCGTAGTCGAGGGCGGCCTGGGCGAGTCCGGTGGCGCAGGCCGCGATCCCGAGCCGGCCGCTGTCCAGGGCGGACAGCGCGATCCGGAAACCGATGCCTTCGGCGCCGAGCCGGCGATCGGCGGGCACCTGCGCGTCGGTGAGCACGATCTGCGTGGTCGGGCTGGCCTTCATCCCCATCTTGCGTTCCGGCGGCTGGGGGGCCAGCCCGGGGGTGTCGGCGGGCGCGAGCAGGGTGGAGATCCCGCGCGGACCGTCATCGGAGGTACGGACCATCAGGTTGTAGACGTCGGCGACGCCCCCGTGGGTGACCCAGGCCTTCGTCCCGTTGACCCGGTAGGTGTCCCCGTCGAGCGTGGCCCGGGTGGTGAGCGCGGCCGCGTCGGAGCCGGAGCCCGGCTCGGACAGGCAGTACGCCCCGATCGCCTCCCCGGACAGCAGCGCCGGCAGCCAGGCCCGCCGCTGCTCGTCGGTTCCGTAGGTCGCCAGCGGGAACGCGGACAGGGTCTGGACGCTGACGCCCAGACCGACCGCGAGCCACCCCCCGGCCAGTTCCTCGAGGACCTGGAGGTACACCTCGTACGGCTGCGCCCCCCCGCCGTACTCCTCCGGATAGGGCAGCCCGAGCAGCCCGGCCTTACCGAGCTGGTCGAATACCTCGCGCGGGAACTCGCCGGCCGCCTCCCCCGCCTCGACGCGGGGGGCGAGCAGATCCCCGGCCAGCTCCCGGGTCAGCGCGAGCAGATCCTCGGCTTCCGGGGACGGCAGCTGGCGGGTCGCGGGCACGGGGGAAGGCTAGCCGCCGCCCGGCGTGGGAGGGTGGCCGCGTGCCGGGCCAGCTCATGCTCCTCGACGCGGCGTCGATGTACTTCCGGGCCTTCCACGCGGTCCCGGGCAGCGCCCCGGACGGCAGCCCGATCGGGGCGGTCCGCGGCTTCCTCGACGCGCTGGCGCGACTGCTCCGCGAGCATCGGCCGGCCCGGCTGGCGGCCTGCATGGACGCCGACTGGCGGCCGGCGTTCCGGGTGGCGGCGATCCCGGGGTACAAGGCCCACCGGGTCGGCCCGGACGGAGCCGAGTTGGTCCCCGCGGAGCTCGGCCCGCAGGTGGAAGTGCTGCTCGCCGTGCTCGGCGCCGTCGGCATCGCCAGCCCGGGGGTGCCGGGCTACGAGGCCGACGACGTCATCGCCACCCTCGCCGTGCGGGCCGGCGGCCCGGTGGACGTCGTCACCGGCGACCGGGACCTGTTCCAGCTGGTCCGCGACGACGTCCCGATCCTCGTCCGCTACACCGGCAGGGGCGGGATCGTCGTCGTCGACGAGGCGGAGATCACCCGGCGCTACGGGATCCCCGGCCGGGCCTACGCCGACTTCGCCACGCTGCGCGGCGACCCCTCCGACGGGCTCCCCGGCGTGGCGGGGGTCGGCGAGAAGACCGCGGCCGCGATCGTCAGCCGGTTCGGCTCGCTCGCGGCCGCCCGGGCGGCCGCCGCGGCCGGTGGCGACGAGGGGTTCCCGGCCGGCGCGCGCCGGCGCCTCGTCGATGCCGCCGACTACCTCGACCGGGCCGAAGTGGTCGTGCGGGTCGCCACCGATGCCCCGGTGCCCGCGCTGGAGGACCGGGTGCCGAGCGCCCCCGCCGATCCGGGCACCCTCCTCGCGCTCGCCGAGCGGCACGGGCTGGCCGGGCCGCTGACCCGGCTCGCGGGCGGATTGGCCGCGAGCACCGGCGGTGCGTGGCACGATCTGATCCGTGAGCACTAGGGCGTTCTCGGTCGCCCACCGGGCCGCGGACCTGGCCGACGCCACCGGGGGCGTCCTCGACGTTCTCGTGGTCGGGCTCGGCGCCACCGGGGCCGGCGTGGCGCTGGACGCGGCCAGCCGCGGCTTCACCGTCGCCGCGGTCGATATGGGTGACCTGGCGAGCGGCACCAGCAGCAAGTCGAGCAAGCTCATCCACGGCGGCCTGCGCTACCTGGAGAACTACGAGTTCGGCCTGGTCCACGAGGGCGTCACCGAGCGGCAGCTGCTCCAGCGGCTCGCCCCGCACCTGGTCCGCCCGATGGACTTCGTCTACCCGGTCTGGCCGGACACCGCCCGCCGCCGGCTGCTCGGCATCGGGATGACGACCTACGACGTGTTCGCCGGGGTGCGCAACGTCCGCCGGCACGACCGGATCACCGCCGAGCAGGCGATCGAGCTCGCACCGGCACTCGAGCGCAGCGGCTGCGCGTACGCCTACCTGTACGGCGACTGCGCGACCGACGACGCGCGGCTGGTGCTCGCCGTCACCCGCCAGGCCCGCCGGTTCGGGGCGATCGTCCTCACCTACGCGGAGGTGACCGGCCTGCTCTTCGACGGGGAGCGGATCGTCGGTGCCCAACTCACCGACCGGCTCTCCGGCGAGCGGTGCGAGATCCGGGCCCGCTACGTCGTGAACGCCACGGGGGTCTGGGTGGACCGGCTGCTCGGGATGGCCGAGCCGGGTCGGGCGCCGATGGTCCAGCCGAGCAAGGGCGTGCATCTCGTGGTGCCGCGGGACCGGCTTCCGCTCGACGCGGCCAGCGTCCTGCTCCCCAGCCGGCAGGGGGACGCCCGCTCCATGTTCGCGATCGCCTGGGGCCATCAGACGATCCTCGGCACGACCGACACCGCCTACGACGGCCCGCTCGACGGGCTCGGGCTCACCGAAGCCGACGTCGAGTACGTGCTCGCCGCCGGCAACGCGGTGTTCGACCGGGGGCTCGCTCCGGACGACGTCGTCGGCGCCTGGGCGGGGGTGCGCCCGCTGCTGCGCGGCGACGGCAGCGACGCGATGGGCGACCTGTCCCGCCGGCACACTCTGCTCGATCCGGGAACCGGCCTGCTCACGATCACCGGCGGGAAGCTCACCACCTACCGGCGAATGGCCCGGGACGTCGTCGACCGGCTGGTCCACGCCGACGGCCGCCGGGCCCGATGCCGGACCGAGGAGATCCCGCTCGGACTGTCCCGGCCGTTCGAGCCGTTCCGGGACGAGATCGTGGAGGCCGCCCGCTCGCTCGGCCTGTCCGAGGCGGTCGGCAAGCTGCTCGTCCGGCAGCAGGGCGAGGCCGCGGCCGACGTCCTGTCCCTGGTGGCCGGCGACGAAGCCGCCGGCCGTCCCCGAGCCCGGCCGGTCTCGCCGGCGGCCGACCACATCTTCGCCGAGGTCCTCTACGCGGCTCGGGAGGAGGGGGCGGCGACGCTGGACGACGTCTTCAGCCGGCGGATGCGGCTCTCGCTGCGGGCCCGGGACGCGGCCCTGCCGGCGGCCGCGGAGGCGGCCGGCATCCTGGCCGGCGAGATCGGCCGGGACGCCGCCTGGGCCGCGGCGCAGGTGGCGAGCTACGCGGCCGCGGTCCGGGCCGAGCGGGGCGTGCTCGGGTTGGCCGCGGACGCGGCCGCCTGAACCGGGCTACGCTCCAAGGTGGAAGGGGTGAGCGGATGTCCACGGTGCAACGCCGGGAGAAAGGTCGGCTGCGCCGCCGGCTGGCGCCCTCGTTCGCGGTGTTCGTGATTGTCGCCGGCGGGATCTACGTGACGTCCTATGTGGCGCTCGCCGTGCTCCGCCACGTCGTCATGCCGATCCTCGCGGTTGCGGTCGCCGGTTACCTGGCGGTCCACGTCTACCGCTTCCTCGGCCACCGCGAAGACTGACGTTCAGCCCACCGAGGAGTAGGCCACGACCCCCCGGCGAAGGGCGTCGACACCCTGGCGGGCCGTCGCGGAGACCGGGCCCTCCGGCGCGGCGTCGCGCACCTGGTCGACCAGGTCGATCGTCTGCTTGGTCCACCGCACGAAATCGCCGGCGGCCAGGGCGGCGTCGCCCAGCACCTCATCGAGGGAGCTCCCGGACGCCCAGCGGTAGGCCGGCCAGGCGAACCCGGCGTCCGGCTCGCGGAGGAAGGCCAGCTGGTGCGACGCCTCCGCCTCGGCCAGCTCGACGTGGACCCGGGCCATGACGGCCAGGGTGTCGCGGACCGGTCCCCCCGGTAGCCGCGGTGGCGGTGCGTCGTCCCGACGCGCCTCGTACACCAACGTGGACGCGACCGCCGCCAGCTCGGCCGCCCCCAGCGAGTCCCACAGCCCGCGGCGCAGGCATTCGGCGACCAGCAGATCGCACTCGGCATAGATCCGGGCCAGCATGCGCCCGGCGGGCGTCACGCTGTCCCCGGACAGGTAGCCGAGCTCGTCGAGCAGCGCGCACACCCGGTCGAAAGTGCGGGCGATGGTGTTCGTCCGGGATTCCACCCGGGCGGCGAGCCTGTCGGTGTCCGTGCGCAACCGCCGGTGCCGCTCGGCCGCCCGGACGTGATCCTCCCGACCCGGGCAGCGGTGCACCGGATGGGCGCGCAGCCCGGCGCGCAGGCGGTCGACCTCGGGGTCGTCTTCGGCCGCGGACCGGCGGGCTCGGTGCGGCTCGGCGAAGCCGGCGCTGCGCAGCGACGACGCGAGATCCCGCCGGGAGGCCGGTGAGCGGAGGTTGAAGCCACGCGGGAAACGCAGCCGGCCCAGCGGTTCCAGCGCATCGGTGACGTCGACGACGCTGAGCCGGCGGACCCGCCGGTCGAGGGTCAGCACGGTCGGCGGGCCGGTCTCGACGACGACCGCGAGGCCAGCCCGGCGGCCCGACGACATCCGGATCACGTCCCCGACCCGGAGCCGCTCCAAGGTGGCCTCGGCGGCGGCCGGTCGCGCCGAGGCGCCCGCCCGGGCCGACCGGCGCTCGAGCTCACCGATCCGGTGGCGCAGCTCGGCGTATCCGGGTGCGTCGCCGAGCTCGCAGTGAACCGCCTCGCCGAGCCGGCGCAGGGCATCGGAGTTGGCCGCGAGCTGCCGGGCGAGGCCGACGACCGCCCGGTCGGCCTGGAACTGGGCGAACGAGGACTCGAGCAGCTCCCGGGCCCGGGCCCGGCCGACGGTGCCGACCAGGTTGACCGCCATGTTGTAGGAGGGCCGGAACGACGAGCGCAGCGGGTAGGTCCGGGTCGAGGCGAGCCCGGCGACCTGCCGGGGATCGACCCCCGGTGACCAGAGCACGACCGCGTGGCCCTCGACGTCGATCCCCCGGCGCCCGGCTCGACCGGTGAGCTGGGTGTACTCCCCCGGGGTGATCTCGGCATGGGCCTCGCCGTTCCACTTGGTCAGGCGTTCGAGCACGACGCTGCGCGCCGGCATGTTGATCCCGAGGGACAACGTCTCGGTGGCGAAGACCGCCCGGACCAGGCCGGCGGCGAACAGCTCCTCCACGACCTGCTTGAAGGTCGGGAGCAGCCCGGCGTGGTGCGCGGCGATCCCCCGTTCCAGCCCGTCCAGCCATTCCCCGTAGCCGAGGACCGGAAGGTCCTCCGCCGACAGGTCGGCGGTGCGTTCCTCGACGATCCGGCGGATCGTCGTCCGCTCGTCGGCGCCTACCAACCGCAGCCCCGCCCGCAGACACTGGCTGACCGCCGCGTCGCAGCCCACCCGGCTGAAGATGAACGTGATCGCCGGAAGCAACCCTTCCGCGTCGAGCCGTTCGATGACATCGGGCCGGCTCGGTGGGCGCCAGTACCGGTGACGGCGCCGCGGGTCGGCGGATTCGGCCCGGCGCTCCTCCTCCCGGACCAGCCGGACCAGATCGGGATGGATCTCGGTCT encodes the following:
- a CDS encoding LPXTG cell wall anchor domain-containing protein — encoded protein: MGRNRRLGLLGLAVVAAVVAAVAGAGAGQGGPVGPVGIQHVYPGGTNPEGMDSALPPAPLNTLASLDNVGDYLRYHEQAAALPVADANLQWRDRGPFGIDMPPGYSQSGERFETVSGMGTAIAVPAGSPDTVFVGNMGGLWKSADGGAHWVNLTDGKIPTVAVGAIGLDPARPGDIYVGTGISYLTLSGDANGTGIYVSHDGGKTFTRPAQTTTGYGTNRILVTPQAVFAATNNGLFRSIDHGASFSRVPLPTNAAGTAEAIGKFANWVSDVVAKPGTPDEITAAVGFPEGKVKLADGTIAAPGNGLYRSTTGGGPGSFSRMAGSSQLTNPAASSDPIGRISLAYGQAPMQGDVLWALVSDAGLTAGLAPAGLNQIQTAAGRSLNADNTVVNGVYRSDTDGTAWTVKANAPSLLAAVGSTISSVAPLGYGPGVQAYYNNWIATDPKVPDQVYFGLEEGYQSTANAGPTPGLMALTSIEKYADICGFQSYFQNVTNGAACPNETPIYGGTTTHPDQHSAVVVATPTGSRIYTGNDGGFFRQDSHTLPTGQIGFDNQSWTAINDMSSVEPWHVALLPDQEVIAGLQDNGAPLVDSHGHGIEVCGGDGINVMATPDPNVFYCSYVNALLYVTTDHGHHITEIQPALTNPGFLSPDILDPTDPNHLIAAGENVMESRQGANTKVTFDPVTGTIISDGDWQTSFDAGMSPSISPTTGQPIPYTSSALAARGAVIYAAMCGACRTTTADPRLIHDAIATDVKPGCTPAVHSTNCWHLAKSLGLPHLEVSGIAIDPTDPRTIYVSCDADSLYEYPVPVAGAQRVLVSHDGGDHFTDVSGDLPRTNVHAIVWRAGQIIVATDVGIFVDAAGDGHWSRLGTGNPTGVVARDLSLDPTGRYLLASEYGRGVWELDFGAKAVSSGGPGPKGEPVVVPTRSTGSLPATGSSPWLAVLAVLAVGSGLLLAWRRRRS
- a CDS encoding winged helix-turn-helix transcriptional regulator — protein: MEDTDRQIVRALLRDGRMSYTDLARTSGLSVSAVHQRVRRLEERGILRGYAARIDPSAAGLPLTAFVSIKPIDPAAPDDAPDRLAHLDPIEACHSVAGEESYILKVRVPGPAELEAVLQQIRAAANVSTRTTVVLSTAYEDRPPAL
- a CDS encoding acyl-CoA dehydrogenase family protein, with protein sequence MPATRQLPSPEAEDLLALTRELAGDLLAPRVEAGEAAGEFPREVFDQLGKAGLLGLPYPEEYGGGAQPYEVYLQVLEELAGGWLAVGLGVSVQTLSAFPLATYGTDEQRRAWLPALLSGEAIGAYCLSEPGSGSDAAALTTRATLDGDTYRVNGTKAWVTHGGVADVYNLMVRTSDDGPRGISTLLAPADTPGLAPQPPERKMGMKASPTTQIVLTDAQVPADRRLGAEGIGFRIALSALDSGRLGIAACATGLAQAALDYAVGYAADRRQFGQPILDFQGVGFLLADMAAGIEAARALYLSAARRRDAGLPFSTQAAMAKLVATDTAMRVTTDAVQVLGGYGYTADFPVERYMREAKVLQIVEGTNQVQRLVIARSLAKRD
- a CDS encoding 5'-3' exonuclease, translating into MLLDAASMYFRAFHAVPGSAPDGSPIGAVRGFLDALARLLREHRPARLAACMDADWRPAFRVAAIPGYKAHRVGPDGAELVPAELGPQVEVLLAVLGAVGIASPGVPGYEADDVIATLAVRAGGPVDVVTGDRDLFQLVRDDVPILVRYTGRGGIVVVDEAEITRRYGIPGRAYADFATLRGDPSDGLPGVAGVGEKTAAAIVSRFGSLAAARAAAAAGGDEGFPAGARRRLVDAADYLDRAEVVVRVATDAPVPALEDRVPSAPADPGTLLALAERHGLAGPLTRLAGGLAASTGGAWHDLIREH
- a CDS encoding glycerol-3-phosphate dehydrogenase/oxidase; translation: MSTRAFSVAHRAADLADATGGVLDVLVVGLGATGAGVALDAASRGFTVAAVDMGDLASGTSSKSSKLIHGGLRYLENYEFGLVHEGVTERQLLQRLAPHLVRPMDFVYPVWPDTARRRLLGIGMTTYDVFAGVRNVRRHDRITAEQAIELAPALERSGCAYAYLYGDCATDDARLVLAVTRQARRFGAIVLTYAEVTGLLFDGERIVGAQLTDRLSGERCEIRARYVVNATGVWVDRLLGMAEPGRAPMVQPSKGVHLVVPRDRLPLDAASVLLPSRQGDARSMFAIAWGHQTILGTTDTAYDGPLDGLGLTEADVEYVLAAGNAVFDRGLAPDDVVGAWAGVRPLLRGDGSDAMGDLSRRHTLLDPGTGLLTITGGKLTTYRRMARDVVDRLVHADGRRARCRTEEIPLGLSRPFEPFRDEIVEAARSLGLSEAVGKLLVRQQGEAAADVLSLVAGDEAAGRPRARPVSPAADHIFAEVLYAAREEGAATLDDVFSRRMRLSLRARDAALPAAAEAAGILAGEIGRDAAWAAAQVASYAAAVRAERGVLGLAADAAA
- a CDS encoding DEAD/DEAH box helicase; translation: MSTRRSASLGEFAASFPFPLDPFQQRACAALDAGHSVLVAAPTGAGKTVVGEYATHLALATGRKCFYTTPIKALSNQKYSDLAARHGPARVGLLTGDTSLNSEAPVVVMTTEVLRNMIYAGSDTLRGLGYVVLDEVHYLADRFRGAVWEEVIIHLSTSVQLVALSATVSNAEEFADWLVTVRGDTAVVVDEHRPVPLWQSMLVGRRRLDLFADDAQTEIHPDLVRLVREEERRAESADPRRRHRYWRPPSRPDVIERLDAEGLLPAITFIFSRVGCDAAVSQCLRAGLRLVGADERTTIRRIVEERTADLSAEDLPVLGYGEWLDGLERGIAAHHAGLLPTFKQVVEELFAAGLVRAVFATETLSLGINMPARSVVLERLTKWNGEAHAEITPGEYTQLTGRAGRRGIDVEGHAVVLWSPGVDPRQVAGLASTRTYPLRSSFRPSYNMAVNLVGTVGRARARELLESSFAQFQADRAVVGLARQLAANSDALRRLGEAVHCELGDAPGYAELRHRIGELERRSARAGASARPAAAEATLERLRVGDVIRMSSGRRAGLAVVVETGPPTVLTLDRRVRRLSVVDVTDALEPLGRLRFPRGFNLRSPASRRDLASSLRSAGFAEPHRARRSAAEDDPEVDRLRAGLRAHPVHRCPGREDHVRAAERHRRLRTDTDRLAARVESRTNTIARTFDRVCALLDELGYLSGDSVTPAGRMLARIYAECDLLVAECLRRGLWDSLGAAELAAVASTLVYEARRDDAPPPRLPGGPVRDTLAVMARVHVELAEAEASHQLAFLREPDAGFAWPAYRWASGSSLDEVLGDAALAAGDFVRWTKQTIDLVDQVRDAAPEGPVSATARQGVDALRRGVVAYSSVG